The following coding sequences are from one Luteimonas sp. S4-F44 window:
- a CDS encoding homoserine O-acetyltransferase gives MTEFIPPGSRFVALPSPFPMKRGGALHGARVAYETWGRLDPAAGNAILIVTGLSPDAHAAAHGDDPSPGWWEAMVGPGRPIDTDRWFVVCVNSLGSCKGSTGPASADPATGAPYRLAFPDLSIEDVADAAAHVVRALGIAQLACVIGNSMGGMTALSLLARHPGLARTHVNICGAARALPFSIAIRSLQREAIRLDPMWNGGDYSDAAYPESGMRMARKLGVITYRSALEWDGRFGRVRLESDRRDDEDPFGLEFEVESYLEGHARRFVRRFDPNCYLYLSRSMDWFDIGDHCGGDTDAGLAALQVERALSIGVHTDILFPLQQQRQIADGLRAGGVDAQFLPLESPQGHDAFLVDIARFGPALRGFLDALAR, from the coding sequence GCTCGATCCAGCTGCCGGCAACGCGATTCTGATCGTCACCGGCCTGTCGCCCGACGCCCATGCCGCCGCGCACGGCGACGACCCGTCGCCAGGCTGGTGGGAGGCGATGGTCGGTCCGGGCCGTCCGATCGACACCGATCGCTGGTTCGTGGTCTGCGTCAATTCGCTGGGCAGCTGCAAAGGCTCCACCGGACCGGCCTCGGCCGATCCGGCCACAGGCGCGCCCTACCGCCTGGCGTTCCCCGACCTGTCGATCGAGGACGTCGCCGACGCCGCCGCGCATGTGGTGCGTGCGTTGGGCATCGCGCAACTGGCCTGCGTGATCGGGAACTCGATGGGCGGCATGACTGCGCTGTCGCTGCTGGCGCGCCATCCGGGTCTGGCGCGCACGCACGTCAACATCTGCGGCGCGGCGCGCGCGCTGCCGTTCTCGATCGCGATCCGCTCGCTGCAGCGCGAGGCGATCCGGCTCGATCCGATGTGGAACGGCGGCGACTACAGTGATGCGGCCTACCCCGAGAGCGGCATGCGCATGGCGCGCAAGCTCGGCGTCATCACCTATCGCTCGGCGCTCGAATGGGACGGCCGCTTCGGGCGCGTGCGCCTGGAGTCGGACCGCCGCGACGACGAGGATCCGTTCGGGCTGGAGTTCGAGGTCGAAAGCTATCTCGAAGGCCATGCGCGGCGCTTCGTGCGCCGCTTCGATCCTAACTGTTATCTCTACCTGAGCCGGTCGATGGACTGGTTCGACATCGGCGATCACTGCGGCGGCGATACCGATGCGGGCCTGGCGGCGCTGCAGGTCGAGCGCGCGCTGAGCATCGGCGTGCACACCGACATCTTGTTTCCGTTGCAGCAACAGCGTCAGATCGCCGACGGCCTGCGCGCCGGCGGTGTCGATGCGCAGTTCCTGCCGCTCGAGTCGCCGCAGGGCCACGACGCGTTCCTGGTCGACATCGCCCGCTTCGGGCCGGCGCTGCGCGGCTTCCTCGATGCGCTCGCGCGCTGA
- a CDS encoding cysteine dioxygenase family protein, with amino-acid sequence MPDIRYPGRDRLIAAVDAALVHDDAHTITAALREAMQALIRDPAVRLPPCVHAPVDGHYARRELYRSPQHGYSIVAMTWAPGQGTPLHDHDELWCVEGVWHGTLEIVQYEHLAQDGARYRFRPASTVQAQTGSAGSLIPPHEYHIIRNADPAVVAVSLHIYQAPILRCALFDPQGGDWYLRRETVMQTDAFDPGD; translated from the coding sequence TTGCCCGACATCCGATATCCCGGTCGCGACCGGCTGATCGCCGCGGTCGATGCCGCGCTCGTCCACGACGACGCCCACACCATCACCGCTGCACTGCGCGAGGCGATGCAGGCGCTGATCCGCGATCCTGCGGTGCGCCTGCCGCCCTGCGTGCATGCGCCAGTTGACGGCCACTACGCGCGCCGCGAGCTCTACCGCAGCCCGCAGCACGGCTACAGCATCGTCGCGATGACCTGGGCCCCCGGCCAGGGCACGCCGCTGCACGATCACGACGAACTGTGGTGCGTGGAAGGCGTGTGGCACGGCACGCTTGAGATCGTGCAGTACGAACACCTCGCCCAGGACGGCGCGCGCTATCGCTTCCGGCCGGCGAGCACCGTGCAGGCGCAGACCGGCAGCGCCGGCAGCCTGATCCCGCCGCACGAGTACCACATCATCCGCAACGCCGACCCCGCGGTGGTCGCGGTCTCGCTGCACATCTATCAGGCGCCGATCCTGCGCTGCGCGCTGTTCGACCCCCAGGGCGGGGACTGGTACCTGCGTCGCGAGACGGTCATGCAGACCGATGCATTCGACCCGGGTGACTAG